The Hippoglossus hippoglossus isolate fHipHip1 chromosome 10, fHipHip1.pri, whole genome shotgun sequence DNA segment ATTTGTCCCCAGCTTCCCCGGTGCAGGAGGACGAGGTGGACACAGTGATGTGAACACCTCCTGCTCGGAACACGGTGGATTAACGTGGTGATTAATGACGGAGACGATGACCTTTACCGGGAGGGCGACTCCACCTCGCTCTGATTCCATCGAGCTACACGACACGATTATTTAAAAGGTGACCAGTGGAATCCAGTGGAGAAGAAGTTTGATTAAAATTCAACCTCACACAGATAAATTTGGCCTTATagtaaattttaaaaaaacaattcccTCAGAGTAACGCGCTACTTTCTGGAGAGAGGATCTCGGCAGCTGATTGGAGGTTAAACCAAAGCGAATCATCCAATTAAATCCCCCCCAGAAGAGGTGATTGATGATGTCAGCTGCTCTGCTTCTAATTAACGTTtaaattaagaaagaaaaaaaaaaactttcaggTCCAGATTCACTTCAGACCTTAAAGCCCAGTGAAGCGTGTTATTTttaagggggtggggggtgggggggtctcAGGGTTATTCACGCTCAAACTAAATTTGAGGGTTAATAATCTGCAGCAGGTCGGGTCACGGTGCAGCAGGGTTCCTTATCTTTCACAGGATTAAATTaccagtgaaataaaaaataatcctcGCAGTGGTTTCCTCTTTCTCAGACCTGTGAGGAAGGTAAAGGCCTGAAAGGGAAAATTGGGGTGAAggacaataaaaatataaaaatattgttcatagatttgttattttcatcaatCAACGAGTAGAAAATATCTGAACTAATTTCTGGTGTTTCTATAAAACCAAACCACTGTATTTCTTTGAGTgctcaataataacaataatcaaaCCATTGTATCCTGCATTTCAGACGTTTGAAGCTTGAAACTGAGCTCATATCCAAGTCCTAAATGTCAGAGTGAATCAGAATCAGTGTGATATTAATAAGCTGCCTCAGCCTGAATGTTCTGCTACCTGCACTCCTCTAGAAAACGCATGCACGCTCCTGTCCAAATCCCCAAACTGGATTTACTCCCGCAAACTGCTGCTCGTTATGgagaaatatatattcaaaGCAGCCACAAAGGGTGGACCTCCAAGGCAGCTAATAGAATTTCCTGCTGTTTTATAACTCTGTCCCTAAACCAATGTCACCATATGCTGCTGTTGGCACAGGAGTCTCCGCAGTGGCTTCGTGGGCGCCAGGTTTCATCCAAATGTGTCGGAATAATCTGATTGTGCTtcgacaaaaaaaaatattaaaaaagggCTACATTTGTACAgcgtttgttttattcaacctCTGGCACGTGCAAGCAGCTGGCACGTAGATAAGCATTCAGCTGCAGGAATGTAAGAATATATACAGATAATTCAGGTAACGTATCAAGGGAAGCCTTTGTTCCATTTTGCGTAAACCTGTCCATTTGTTgtggtattttttattttatttaatgacattttattcaaccattaaatattttttacagctttctttattattatttactctTATAAAAGGTAAAATGCACATTTCGTTCTGTCCACAGATCACGCATCACCTCTAAAAAAGCATTAAAACGAATCTATGCCCATGTGGCACGAGCTGTCTGATGCGTTACATTTTTACAagcttaaaacaaaacaaggtgtTTCCTCTGAGCGGACGTACCTGCGGCTCTGCTCGGTGTCCAACTCCATCCACTCCTGTCTCCCAACATCAATAAACTCCCCCCtcccagaaaagaaaaataaaaaaattaaattcacatCCTCCGTCCCTCAGAGTCTGAGCCACAGCTCGGCGTCACCTTTATTAGACGCTCGTTTCACGCTGGCGCATTAAATTACACTGGAACTCTGGGGTTTACCTGCAGGGTCATATTGACGCACGGATAAATtaccaagaaaaaaaaggacagacGACAACAAACGGTGTGAACAAAGGAAGGACtatgaataatataaaactAGTTCAGTCAAACAAATGAGAGTTCTTTAATCTCTGcctttaaattatataatttttgcAAAGACTATAATCCACCACCTGCCACGTGGAACAATGGATTAAACTGGATTATTTTTTCTGTccatttgtaaatatttgtaagtatttttttaataaacttcaAAAATCACCTCCTTAAATGTTCTCATTGTGACTTTAAAGCCAAATCCCCGTGCAACACGGTGTCTAATGCGCACATTACGCATAAACGCCCTGTGCGTAATTACGCAGCTAAATGACTAAATGGATATCACGGCTGGAGACCATTGTTGGCTCGGTGTCCCTCCAAACTTTACCATAATGCTGCTGGCAGAATTCTAATGGGCATCAACTCTCCCTTTCTAGCAGAACAGACCagcagagggaaacagatgCATAAACATTTCAGGGGCATCTTTCTCCTCGGCAGCAACAGACTCCTCCTATTCCCCACGTCCAATTAGTTATTATGGTCCGGCCCTTTAAGACGCAGCAGCGGGTCAGCAAGTAGTGTAGTGTTTCTCTAATTGAACTTCGCCCAATCAACAATAACTCGTTAGCAGTcgctttctttttcttgctgcTCGGGACAGCTTTTTTCTCCTTGCAGGGATTCACCCCCTCCAGTCCGCTACTTCCTAAAGATCCACATGGAGCTTGGCAGAGGAACTGCGGATCTCTGAGGGGAACAGCTACAGAGCGGTTGCCGTTGCAACTCCGCCAGGAGCATGGTTGTTTTGGAGGAAAAGTCTCAGGCGAACTAAGTTGCAGCATTCGGCTTTAAGAGGCAACATTTAGGGGAGTTGTTCGAGCGGCGGAGGACACACGTGTGGACGCGTAAAAACGACCATTTGAATGAAATAATCAACTTTGCGAAAGCAGCGATTGTTCGGGGACTGCGATGACCTCTAGTAAAGACATGAAGGCAGGTTCTGTGTTGCAGTCCAGCggcgaggagaggagacgggCTCCCCTGGACCAGCTGCCGCCGCCGGCCAACTCCAACAAGCCGCTGACGCCGTTCAGCATTGAGGATATCCTTAACAAACCGTCGGTAAAGAAGTCGGTGGCGAGTATCTGTCCGCCGAGAGTGCTGGAGAAAGTCTCGGGCTCTAACTCGGGGAGAAACGGGATCACCACTCCCTCCTCGCCGCTGTGCGCGCTGGAGGAGTTGGCCAGCAAAACGTTTAAGGGTCTGGAAGTCAGCGTGATCCAGGCAGCAGAAGGTAAAAACCCGTTTGCATGTCAAATACGTATTTTCAGAGGGATAGAGAAACTTTTAAAGCGTTTCTTGATGGAAGGAAGTCGCCACACTCACTGCGAGCTGGGCTTTGTTTTGACTTGTAGTGTGGGCATGCAAGggcagctgcatgtgtgtggaacGAAAAGGCAACATTTACGCATGAACCACAAACTGTGGCTAATACACCAGTTTGCATGGTGTCAAcgagccaatcagctgctcgGAGAGCCACAGACTGACAGATAAAGCTAAATGGTTCATGCGTATTGTATATTTTGATCcactgtaaaaaaatgtattacctAAAAATGCAGGTATTTGGTCAAATTCTTGGTTTATAGTATGAAAACAAATTCTCCAGTGGGATCCAGTAAATGCTATGATTTAGTCAAGTTCTTATAGaatgttcttgttgttgttattttatatttttgatttaagtTTGGGTGAAAGCCTGTGGAGCGAGGAcaggcctctgctgctgctgctgtggctcggggtgggggggtgaatGTGGCCCTGGCGGTTGTCTCAttcctcatgtgtgtgttttcttccccAAGGTCGTGAGCATGTAAACGCCTTCGGCCAGAGGCAGACGtcgaagaagaggagaaagtcgCGGACGGCCTTCACGAACCACCAGATCTACGAGCTGGAGAAGCGGTTCCTGTACCAGAAGTACCTCTCCCCGGCCGACCGCGACCAGATCGCGCAGCAGCTCGGGCTCTCCAACGCGCAGGTCATCACCTGGTTCCAGAACCGCCGGGCCAAGCTCAAGCGGGacctggaggagatgaaggcGGACGTGGAGTCGCTAAAGAAGATCACGCCGCAGACGCTGCAGAAGCTCGTCACCATGGAAAACATTGACGACGCGCAGGGTGGCGGCCCCGAGTCCCCCAGTATCTCCCCGACCTCGCAAGGACACCGGGCCTTCCCCCAGTCGCCCTCCTCGTCCAGAGACCAAACCACGGATGAATTCTCGGAGGACGACGAGGAAATCGAGGTGGACGATTGACAGTCGCGTCTGGTTTTCATaagcaacagcaacaaaaaaaagaatattaaaaaaaaaaagggggcatttttttcttcccaAACTTTTGCACGGATACTGACAAAAAGGAGAATATCAACATTTcaggaaagttttttttctcctcttcttctgttttttcctccattttaatttattaatcgGACTTGTTCGTTTTTAAGTTTTCACCAACAGGAATATCTgctccactcacacactgacttaACTGTTATGGTACAGGAAGACTTGAAAAGTGTGTAAACAtcttaatgtttctttttatttttttttgtggaggGGTGTGTGGAAAGTTGTgcaattactttttatttttttgttgtttgccaTTTACGCGCATTCTTCTGTCTGGATCTgccaaatatttaaatgaacccccccaccccctctcctccaccccccttttttttggtttgtccCTGCACAGCTCGGGGTCGATGTCTCAGCACATCACACctcaagagtaaaaaaaaaaaaaattcagtccTGAGCGAAACGTGTGTGAGAGCATGCGGGCCTGTGCGCTGCGCCGAGGACGCACCGCCGTCACCAGCGACTGCGAAACTTTTACGCGCCCCGAGTTCTGTACATAGATCAAACATCCTATGCGATAATTTTATTGTAACATTCTATTTAATCAGCATCTATGTAAATAAAGGTTATATGATATTTCAAAGAAGCTTTTTTTCCTGCGCTCATTACTCATAGAATTTAAGAATCCTAAAGTAGAAAGATGAGGGATTACGCACAGATGAGTCCGTATGATTATTGggattattatgattataatataagaaaagggatttttaaaaagacattttaaagttaaGGGAGGCCACTGtcggttgttttcttttctttaaggGGATTTTACGTGTTTTATGTGGGTGTCATTGGGACCTAAAGGAATGTTAGACCACATACAGTCACTTTAATATTCAATTTGATTATTATAAGAGTGTAATAACCAGTGGATTTGTCCTCAGAGGTTAAACAAAACAGGGGCTTCCAGCCTGAAGCTCAGCTCTGCCTGGTTAAAAAAGTGGCTCCTGAATAATTGACCCCTGCTTTCAGCCTCCAAGTGCCATGACTTCAATTAGCAGCCGTCCGCTTTCTTTCTTCCCATTCTCTGCGCCGCCTTTCAATACATCTTGTCACAAGAAGGTCCGGGTCTGGCTGCGGTGTTAAGAGAAGCTCTCCTCCACCCCTCACGCCAtatgttttcttcctccctctctctctctctctctctctgcacgaCCACTCGTCTTTTTAACACAACTAGTCGACATGATTGATTAGGTTAACCCGCCTCTGGCGCACATAAAACAGCCTCCACCGAGCCGTGGGCAATAATGGCACGCATCTGCCACTCTTCACCCGGGTTTGTTTGGAgagaaggggaaagaaaaagagaggagtcTCCCATGAATAGCAAATGGGTCCGTGTGATGATCCTAATGAATAAACCTCAATGGGGAGGCAGTGGAAATGCgacgtgctgctgctgctgctcatcacTGACCATTTGTAGCAGGGATCAagagtttggtgtgtgtgtgtgtgtgtgtgtgtgtgtgtgtgtgtgtgtgtgtgtgtgagcgagagactAAACgatcaaatgttatttaattCGAAATCAATTAGGACTTTTCACTGGTGTTCAATACAAACAACAGGATTataatgtgtttaatttattttctatatttctctTAATTGCTTCCccagattaataaaataaatatatatcgtTCACTAAGGTAATAACCACACATCATGCACTATTCTTTGAGAATTAAAAAGTTTAACAGCCATTAACTGAAGCAGTTGAGATTATAAAGAAGCTTAATTATAGGAGATAAATTGGGTAATTCACATTTTTcagctttaaatgttttattgaaaataataaaaataataataatattaataataatttctatGGGGCAGAGGAAAGGTGATTCCTGTTTTTGGAGTAACTGTGGTggcatttgcatttttatagtCTGATGTACTGCAGACTGCACTGTTCTGTATTTACAccttaaacatgtttaaaataacaaaataattattataataataactgatgatttaaagaaattataggaatttttgtttttttcaaaatgaagtGGAATCTAATTAAATGCCTACTTCAATtactctttaaaaaatattaaactaCAATTAAACTGAATATGAGAATGTGTGAGTAGAGTAGTaactgctggagctggagatgttTCTCCTGGTGAGACAGAGCAGGCTGGCGCTCACAATGGAAGCAATCGTGTGGAATCGGGGAGGTTGAAAAGTCAAGTAGGCCTTTTACTGTGGAGCCACTCAGGACTGGCAGGAGGAACAACACACAGGACGGAGCTTTAAATAAAGTCGGAGAACAAATGGGTTTAAGTCCTCGGCCCTAAACCTGCTGATAAAAGTGTAGGCGCTCATAAAGAAGAGCATCACTCTGTCTGAGACACACAGGATCTTCTCTCATGGTGCCACCGTCTCTATCAACAGCAATGTGTTGTGTTACTTTAGGggggttttcattttaaaatggaaGAATATATGGTATAGTGGTCAGTTTgaatataataacattattattattattattatagaagCAGCCGATCAGTAGAATTTTCAACATTAAATTCAAAAGCTGGATTAAAATAATCACACTTTAGTGGCTGTTTGTCTGGTGccacattcacatgcacactTCTCTATGTATTGTAATGAGGGGAAATTAAAGCCCTAAAggcgcagagagagagagagagagagagagagagagagagagagagagagagagagagagactaaacAAGAGCCCTAAAATCTtcattttggggatttttctcCCCCATCATCAAAGTGCCCTGCGGGGACGTGCTCAGGCTTTATCAGCCTGGATGTAATTtgcatgtgcctgtgtgtataTGCTGCTGGTGTGCAGCTTGTCATGGAGGTTGTATTAATATTCATTTAGAAACATTGGCCACAGGGgcctgatttaaaaagaaaaaaggttcaTATTAACTTCCAGATATTATCAAGGTCATCgggaaaatatataaacacaacagtTTGAGGAAAATAAGATTTAACAACAAATACCCTCCTTTTTGTTTAGTTAGTCCACTGCTGCCTTCTTCTTCCAGGTTATTAATCTGTGTGCACTAAAatcaaaaactgttttttccCTGATAAAGATCTAAACTGCAATtctaacctttgacctttaagaCACCTGAAGGCCCTGATGTCAGAAGGATTAAACACGTTATCCAAATGTTAACAATCCACTATATTCACTGTGTTACTGTGTCTAAAAGCTCATTTCTTTACGACTGAGTAACGTGCAGCTGAAACGTTGAAAGTGATTCTGCTGCTACTTAGCGAGCATGGACACAGAATAAGATACAAGGCTTGTGTACAGTCTGGTATCAGCTCCTGTCAGGTTACCAGTCTTTCCTTTCACTCACATCAAAGctcagccctcct contains these protein-coding regions:
- the lbx2 gene encoding transcription factor LBX2; protein product: MTSSKDMKAGSVLQSSGEERRRAPLDQLPPPANSNKPLTPFSIEDILNKPSVKKSVASICPPRVLEKVSGSNSGRNGITTPSSPLCALEELASKTFKGLEVSVIQAAEGREHVNAFGQRQTSKKRRKSRTAFTNHQIYELEKRFLYQKYLSPADRDQIAQQLGLSNAQVITWFQNRRAKLKRDLEEMKADVESLKKITPQTLQKLVTMENIDDAQGGGPESPSISPTSQGHRAFPQSPSSSRDQTTDEFSEDDEEIEVDD